ACGGCCTTGACGACTCCCTGGTCACGCAGCTCGGCCAGGGCCGGATAGGCCTCGGACACGGCCTGCTCCCAGTGGTCGTCCGGATCGTGGATGAGCACGATGTCGACCGCGTCGAGGCCGAGCCGGAGCAGGCTCTCCTCCAGCGACCGCCGCACGCCGTCACGCGAGAAGTCCCACACCCGGCGGAGGTCGGCGGGGACGTCGAAACCCTGGTCGTCCCTGCCGGCGGGACCACCGGCGGGCGCCGGCACGAGCAGGCGGCCGACCTTGGTGGACAGGGTGTAGGAGTCGCGCGGCCGCCCGGCCAGGGCGGCGCCGAGCCGCCGCTCCGACAGGCCGAGCCCGTAGTGGGGCGCGGTGTCGAAGTGACGGAACCCGGCGTCGTAGGCGGCGTCCACCGTCGCCCTGGCCTCGTCGTCGCCCACGGCGGTGAACAGGTTGCCGATCGGGGCGGAGCCGAAGCCGTAGGTGCTGAGGGGGAAGGTCATGGCAGTCAATCCTGTACCTTGCCGTAGCCGCTCGGGAAGAGGGTCAGTCCTGCGCCTTGCCGCCGGCGAGGCGGCTGATCATCAGGGCGATCAGGATGATCGAACCGTAGACGAGCTGCTTCCACTCGCCGGGCACGCCCTTCAGCGTCAGGATGTTCTCGACGAGACCGATCACCAGGACACCGGTGAGAGCGCCGAGGATCGTGCCCTTGCCGCCGTCCATGCTGACCCCGCCGATGACCGCGGCGGCGAAGGCCATGAAGATCCAGCCGACGCCCTGGTTGGCGCTGATGCCGCCCAGGCGGCCGGTCTCCAGCACTCCGGCGAGCGCGGCGATCACGCCACCGACGACGAAGACGGTCCACAGGACCCGCTCGACCCGGATGCCCGCCGCGCGGGCGGCGTCGGCGTTGCCGCCGATGGCGTACAGCGCGCGACCGGCCCGGAAGTAGCCGAGCGCGGCGATGGCCCCGGCGAAGAGCACGCCGGT
Above is a genomic segment from Streptosporangium album containing:
- a CDS encoding aldo/keto reductase, producing the protein MTFPLSTYGFGSAPIGNLFTAVGDDEARATVDAAYDAGFRHFDTAPHYGLGLSERRLGAALAGRPRDSYTLSTKVGRLLVPAPAGGPAGRDDQGFDVPADLRRVWDFSRDGVRRSLEESLLRLGLDAVDIVLIHDPDDHWEQAVSEAYPALAELRDQGVVKAVGVGMNQSEMLTRFVRETGVDMVMPAGRHTLLDRSGAEELLPLCLERGVSVLAAGVFNSGLLATHEPSGTYDYAPASEPLLARARRVAAVCERHGVTLPQAALAFPLRHPAVASVVVGVRSADEVARNAALVARPVPEDLWADLVAEGLIPG